Proteins from a genomic interval of Methanoplanus endosymbiosus:
- a CDS encoding right-handed parallel beta-helix repeat-containing protein, translating to MGLNTGKKLFITVILLAMAVISPACAFGFNFNVDYVGLDKVDLSWYKPSGVEGFKYYEVVRDGAVIITITDYEKTSVRNINVPAGSHNYQVRYSADSGGDFSTTKTADVGHPRGTIKLGSDTWTGETFSLGGDVSLGGNSLDISGCTISAGDSIDKISGTGELEISDTDFDKVEIDVTAPGASLDDVSSGKKLAVRGGGITASGVQIPWANYGENRFWLYGDDNRISKCNAEIHLQGDNGIIERCEGQWTKIYATGDNNTIKDNNLRDVRGYAIYASGNTTSISSNNINNASNWDESGRGIHLSDCINDIDIYGNTIADADDCGIYAIVSSDNVMKNYNIESNTITGGEYGIFTRAPVSGWSITDNRIDDCSGWMLYNIGNSEHADIRGNSFENISGGGLNFHGNYSSIVENCLYPVNNYAMSVSSDEDGGFLVVSGNTITGIHDDDKSPDGMDISAANSVVEENIIQDCRNGIDTSYRENLTIRNNEFYDNWGEWGIYFYDSYNGTIESNTFTNPSLAGNTHTSVIYLHHTGDVAVRNNLIEDSGSNTGIYAKYADDGIVIEDNTIKNTKSSSVCIEKAEKGSWESKYKGKAEVSVRRNIIDGGLYGISCYYADNVTFEENNIVNKTYGIVIRDADSAIVSGNNIAEVKNGISVENSNGTVVNANIFNVTNIGGIFRDPLINIIVAGNSFSGYSYTGIEIEDCEATTFSGNLLNGNLSYDEGCDIYLKTSTGELQDTLLLEENTIGNKYPTTFTLTDPNEPVYIRGVEDPPDTPSPPDYQTTKSSIGKWLEIVGEGGQTDVQMNLTFHYTADDVKDLEESTLSVWKYNGTAWDAGNEMWDSWNGTRWHDLNKHEIGVEVEKLCIFAPLGGLSVHNLRIPRDYETITEALDDFDFQSGDTITVDEGYSGTEENIYIDDEVKLKASSGTPASVTLTALDPYEPTVLVRYSDDVEIDGFVITGATGSQGVKMVACDNSKVTNSRIEGNFFGAVIAADNYQSPEKCTNCKITDCTITGNDHGAVYINSSDDCIVIDCTLSGAVGVGLEKAQNAFISGNTLKDCADYGVTDNYGKNNEITGNTVTGGRLGFYLYDSESDTIKENSVTETSGPGIVLEKTEECTFTGNSVTGSPLGIACEDSDTNTFTGTVISGKDAGGSELVGIDLKDSDSNTFTRCTVSDLKSVGYAVTGLIIEGAADHNTFDTCTFSGFEASRADGARLFASDNLIRNSTFTDFRGAAGGASAVFNGVNSTGNIIRKCSVSGIYAAENATAFRIEGAKHLTLWRQNRVGFITP from the coding sequence ATGGGGCTTAATACTGGGAAAAAATTATTTATAACAGTCATTTTGCTGGCAATGGCTGTTATATCGCCCGCATGTGCATTTGGATTTAATTTTAATGTGGACTATGTGGGCCTTGACAAAGTGGATCTTTCATGGTACAAACCTTCCGGTGTTGAAGGGTTTAAGTACTACGAGGTTGTCCGTGACGGTGCTGTCATAATTACGATAACAGATTATGAAAAAACATCTGTCAGAAACATCAACGTCCCTGCCGGAAGTCATAACTATCAGGTAAGATATTCCGCTGATTCCGGAGGGGATTTCTCGACAACAAAGACTGCCGATGTCGGGCATCCGAGAGGTACAATTAAACTTGGGAGTGATACCTGGACAGGTGAGACCTTCAGTCTTGGCGGCGATGTCAGTCTTGGAGGAAATTCGCTTGATATTTCCGGGTGCACCATCTCCGCCGGAGACAGTATTGATAAAATATCAGGTACTGGTGAACTTGAGATCTCCGATACTGACTTTGACAAAGTTGAGATAGATGTAACCGCACCGGGAGCATCACTTGATGATGTATCATCCGGCAAAAAACTGGCTGTAAGAGGCGGGGGAATAACCGCATCAGGTGTGCAGATCCCATGGGCAAATTACGGAGAAAACCGGTTTTGGCTCTATGGTGATGACAACCGGATTTCTAAATGCAATGCCGAAATTCATCTCCAGGGAGATAATGGTATTATTGAGAGATGCGAAGGGCAGTGGACAAAGATCTACGCAACCGGAGATAATAATACAATAAAGGATAACAACCTCCGTGATGTTCGGGGATATGCTATTTATGCCTCCGGAAATACAACCAGCATTTCCTCAAATAACATCAATAATGCCAGTAACTGGGATGAGTCAGGAAGAGGCATTCATCTTTCAGACTGCATAAATGACATCGATATCTATGGAAATACTATAGCTGATGCAGATGATTGCGGTATATACGCAATTGTTTCTTCAGATAATGTCATGAAGAATTATAACATAGAGTCCAACACCATAACCGGAGGTGAATATGGTATCTTCACACGTGCACCTGTTTCCGGATGGAGCATAACTGACAACAGGATTGATGACTGTTCAGGCTGGATGTTATATAATATCGGAAACTCTGAACATGCGGATATAAGAGGAAACTCCTTTGAAAATATCAGCGGTGGAGGATTAAACTTCCACGGCAACTATTCCTCAATTGTGGAAAACTGCCTCTATCCTGTTAACAATTATGCAATGTCTGTCAGTTCGGATGAAGACGGGGGTTTCCTTGTTGTTTCGGGTAATACAATAACCGGAATCCATGATGATGATAAAAGTCCGGACGGGATGGATATTTCAGCTGCAAACAGTGTGGTTGAGGAAAATATTATCCAGGACTGCAGAAACGGTATTGACACATCATACAGGGAAAACCTGACAATACGCAACAATGAATTTTATGACAACTGGGGTGAATGGGGCATATATTTCTATGACTCCTACAACGGAACCATAGAGAGTAATACATTTACAAATCCGTCCCTTGCAGGGAATACTCATACCAGCGTTATTTATCTTCACCATACAGGAGATGTAGCTGTCAGGAATAACCTGATTGAAGACAGTGGCAGCAATACCGGAATATATGCCAAGTATGCTGATGACGGCATTGTCATAGAAGACAACACCATAAAAAACACAAAATCATCCTCAGTCTGTATAGAGAAGGCAGAAAAAGGGTCATGGGAATCCAAATATAAAGGTAAAGCTGAGGTATCCGTCCGGAGAAATATCATTGACGGAGGACTCTATGGTATTAGCTGCTATTATGCAGACAATGTCACCTTTGAGGAGAATAACATTGTAAATAAGACTTACGGCATTGTAATTCGTGATGCCGACAGTGCTATTGTAAGCGGCAACAATATCGCAGAGGTTAAAAACGGTATCTCTGTTGAAAATTCAAACGGAACTGTTGTAAACGCAAATATATTTAATGTCACAAATATAGGAGGTATCTTCCGGGATCCTCTAATAAACATAATTGTTGCAGGGAATTCCTTCTCAGGGTATTCATATACCGGAATTGAGATAGAGGACTGTGAGGCAACGACATTTTCCGGAAACCTGTTAAATGGAAACCTGTCATACGATGAGGGATGTGACATCTACCTGAAGACCTCCACAGGTGAACTGCAGGATACACTCCTTCTTGAAGAGAATACCATAGGGAATAAATATCCAACAACATTCACTCTGACGGACCCGAATGAACCGGTCTATATCAGAGGGGTGGAAGACCCGCCTGATACACCTTCACCCCCGGATTATCAGACCACAAAAAGCTCAATCGGCAAATGGCTTGAGATAGTGGGCGAAGGGGGGCAGACTGACGTTCAGATGAACCTGACTTTCCACTATACAGCAGATGACGTAAAAGATCTGGAGGAGAGCACCCTTTCCGTATGGAAATACAACGGTACTGCCTGGGATGCCGGCAATGAAATGTGGGACTCATGGAACGGGACACGCTGGCATGACCTCAATAAACACGAGATCGGGGTTGAGGTTGAGAAACTCTGTATATTCGCCCCTCTTGGCGGACTTTCGGTTCACAACCTCAGAATACCAAGAGATTATGAAACAATCACAGAGGCACTTGACGACTTTGATTTCCAGTCAGGAGATACGATAACTGTTGATGAAGGCTACAGCGGAACAGAGGAAAATATTTATATTGATGATGAAGTTAAACTGAAGGCATCATCCGGAACTCCGGCATCAGTTACGCTTACTGCCCTTGACCCGTATGAACCAACAGTGCTTGTGAGGTATTCAGACGATGTCGAGATTGACGGTTTTGTGATTACAGGAGCAACGGGTTCACAGGGAGTTAAAATGGTTGCCTGTGACAATTCAAAGGTTACCAATTCACGTATCGAAGGAAACTTCTTCGGTGCAGTTATCGCCGCCGATAATTATCAGTCGCCTGAAAAATGCACAAACTGCAAGATTACAGACTGCACAATAACCGGAAATGATCACGGCGCAGTCTATATCAACAGTTCGGACGACTGCATTGTCATTGACTGCACCCTCTCAGGGGCAGTTGGAGTCGGGCTTGAGAAAGCACAGAATGCATTTATCTCCGGGAATACACTCAAAGACTGTGCTGATTACGGGGTCACTGATAATTATGGTAAAAACAATGAAATTACCGGCAATACAGTTACCGGAGGCAGACTTGGCTTTTATCTTTATGACAGCGAATCCGATACAATCAAAGAGAACTCTGTAACAGAGACCTCCGGGCCCGGCATTGTACTTGAAAAGACAGAGGAATGTACCTTCACCGGCAATTCGGTAACCGGTTCTCCGCTTGGAATCGCATGTGAGGATTCAGATACAAACACCTTCACGGGCACTGTAATATCCGGCAAAGATGCAGGCGGCTCAGAACTTGTCGGTATCGATCTTAAAGATTCGGACAGCAATACATTCACACGCTGCACAGTATCTGATCTAAAATCTGTCGGCTATGCAGTTACAGGGCTTATAATCGAAGGGGCGGCAGATCATAATACATTTGACACCTGCACATTCTCCGGGTTTGAGGCATCCCGTGCTGACGGTGCAAGGCTTTTCGCATCAGACAATCTTATCAGAAACTCGACATTCACTGACTTCAGGGGTGCTGCCGGCGGTGCATCGGCCGTCTTTAACGGAGTAAACAGCACAGGAAATATAATCAGAAAATGTTCTGTAAGCGGAATATATGCTGCAGAAAATGCAACGGCTTTCCGGATAGAGGGGGCTAAGCATCTGACGCTATGGCGTCAAAATAGAGTTGGATTTATAACTCCCTAA
- a CDS encoding transposase: protein MVAVGLLRFLFDFQRDEIRTILLSRGISISTGEISNLSKELLLRFYALHKRHMPQMKSFFEREGGAKLHLDGTGEAGNEIVFMAKDGDTGITMDAQIIPTESKKYVKIFLNNLKSLLGDPIVIVRDMSKQIRDAAFEIFPDVKHQICQYHFVKNLGKTIFKTRYSTFRKDIVKMRILSQIKKMKGDLSAIKHHGSEKDIFFAEQKWIILAIEHLLICRERSSNYPFGLPYFEIMNRILDVQIMAHKILEWNMAHKVNVCEIKEFSEKLDDITNNAGINSQYSKIQKIWEWFEKVRITLRVGRHLSQNGSDMITTNAQNMRDDFEIILNAIDIDGVTKGGELLRGARQITNNCRKHMDELFVEVKDTFGNVVDIMRDNNIEERGHRWSRMHIRRRTGRNRTTNEMAQYGALMAIFSNLENETYVREILYDIKDFIREIQDITAEEISSASELVRPYAHKEIVHSDSKRLEYLEEFINLLEGGRSAEKWLSKFNISNRIMTP, encoded by the coding sequence ATGGTTGCTGTTGGTTTATTGCGATTTCTTTTTGATTTCCAAAGAGATGAAATAAGAACCATTCTTTTATCTCGAGGAATTAGTATTTCAACTGGTGAAATATCTAATCTGTCTAAAGAGCTTTTGTTAAGGTTCTATGCTCTGCACAAAAGACATATGCCTCAAATGAAGTCCTTTTTTGAGAGAGAAGGTGGCGCAAAGCTTCACCTGGATGGGACCGGAGAAGCAGGAAATGAAATTGTTTTTATGGCAAAGGACGGGGATACAGGAATTACAATGGATGCCCAAATTATACCAACAGAGAGCAAAAAATATGTTAAAATCTTCCTGAATAACTTAAAATCACTATTGGGGGACCCAATAGTCATTGTTAGAGATATGAGCAAGCAGATTCGAGATGCAGCATTTGAGATTTTTCCTGACGTAAAGCACCAAATTTGTCAGTATCACTTCGTTAAAAATCTTGGTAAAACCATTTTTAAAACCAGATACTCTACTTTTCGCAAAGATATTGTGAAAATGAGGATCCTAAGTCAAATCAAGAAAATGAAAGGGGACCTCAGTGCAATAAAACATCATGGTTCTGAAAAAGATATATTCTTCGCAGAGCAAAAATGGATTATTCTTGCTATAGAGCATCTTCTTATCTGCCGTGAAAGGAGTTCAAATTACCCATTTGGTTTACCCTACTTTGAAATAATGAATAGAATTTTAGATGTCCAAATAATGGCCCACAAAATATTAGAATGGAATATGGCCCATAAAGTTAACGTATGTGAAATTAAGGAGTTTTCTGAAAAATTAGATGATATCACAAACAATGCAGGCATAAACTCCCAATATTCTAAAATTCAAAAGATATGGGAATGGTTTGAGAAAGTGAGGATTACTTTAAGGGTTGGCAGGCACTTAAGTCAAAATGGAAGTGATATGATAACCACAAATGCTCAAAATATGAGAGACGATTTTGAGATCATTCTGAATGCCATTGACATAGATGGAGTAACCAAAGGGGGCGAATTACTCCGCGGAGCAAGGCAAATAACAAACAACTGCAGAAAACACATGGATGAACTTTTTGTGGAAGTAAAAGACACATTTGGTAATGTAGTTGACATTATGAGAGATAATAATATTGAAGAACGCGGCCATAGGTGGAGTAGAATGCACATACGAAGACGAACCGGAAGAAATAGAACTACAAACGAAATGGCACAATATGGTGCACTAATGGCCATTTTCTCAAACCTTGAGAATGAAACTTATGTGAGAGAAATTCTCTATGACATAAAAGATTTTATTCGAGAGATACAGGATATTACAGCTGAAGAGATCAGCAGTGCAAGTGAACTGGTGAGGCCATATGCACATAAAGAAATTGTACATTCTGACAGTAAGAGATTGGAGTATTTGGAAGAATTCATAAACTTGCTTGAAGGTGGACGTTCAGCTGAAAAATGGCTATCAAAATTCAATATTTCCAACCGAATAATGACGCCATAG